One stretch of Pradoshia sp. D12 DNA includes these proteins:
- the mbcS gene encoding acyl-CoA synthetase MbcS: MKREELIAPHVYNLTTEIERYTNDPEKLALKWENQDGLTRSITYKQLVEEANKIGNVFAEAGLQMGDKILVIVPRIIEAYAIYMAALKSGIVLIPCSEMLRAKDLAFRIQHAEARAVVCYEKFTAEIDAVPDSDNLIKFCVGDVKDQWISLDEKVKTASSQFKAANTTRDDIALLSYTSGTTGNPKAVVHTHAWGFAHLKTAAKNWMSINENDLVWATAAPGWQKWVWSPFLSVLGTGATGFVYNGKFNADTFLDLLDKYRINVFCCTPTEYRLIVKSEKLHTYKLPYLHSAISAGEALNTEVINAFYNQFNVTIRNGYGQTESTLLIGQLKDIPNKPGSMGKATPGNIVEIVDENGQLCQAGEVGNIGVHLSTPALFKEYYKDPERTLSQRKGEYFITGDRALKDEEDFFWFEGRSDDIIISSGYTIGPFEVEDALIKHPAVKECAVVGSPDAIRGNIVKAFIVLTDSYKHHSEKELIADLQSFVKTLTAPYKYPRSIEFTEALPKTTSGKIRHVQLREMELSKD; encoded by the coding sequence ATGAAAAGAGAAGAATTAATAGCTCCTCATGTCTATAATTTAACAACTGAAATTGAGCGTTATACCAATGATCCAGAGAAATTGGCTCTAAAGTGGGAGAATCAGGATGGTCTGACTAGATCAATTACATATAAACAATTAGTCGAAGAAGCTAATAAAATAGGAAATGTATTTGCTGAAGCGGGATTACAAATGGGAGATAAAATACTGGTGATTGTTCCCCGTATAATCGAGGCTTATGCCATCTATATGGCAGCATTGAAATCCGGTATTGTACTTATTCCATGTTCAGAAATGCTCCGTGCAAAAGATTTGGCTTTTAGAATTCAGCATGCTGAAGCTCGAGCGGTAGTCTGTTATGAAAAATTCACTGCTGAAATTGATGCGGTACCTGACTCAGATAACCTGATTAAATTCTGTGTTGGTGATGTTAAAGATCAATGGATTTCACTAGATGAAAAAGTGAAAACAGCTTCCTCTCAATTTAAAGCTGCCAACACTACCAGGGATGATATTGCTTTGTTATCCTATACTTCCGGCACAACAGGAAATCCAAAAGCAGTCGTTCATACTCACGCCTGGGGCTTTGCTCATTTGAAAACTGCTGCAAAGAATTGGATGTCTATTAATGAAAATGACCTAGTGTGGGCAACAGCCGCTCCTGGGTGGCAAAAATGGGTGTGGAGTCCCTTTCTATCCGTACTTGGAACAGGAGCAACCGGCTTCGTATATAATGGAAAATTCAATGCTGATACCTTTTTAGATTTGCTGGATAAGTATCGAATAAATGTTTTCTGCTGTACACCTACTGAATATCGGTTAATTGTAAAAAGTGAAAAACTACATACGTACAAATTACCTTATCTCCATAGCGCGATTTCCGCTGGTGAAGCACTAAATACAGAGGTGATTAATGCTTTTTACAATCAGTTTAATGTAACGATTCGCAATGGTTATGGACAAACCGAGAGTACATTATTAATCGGCCAATTAAAAGATATCCCAAATAAGCCTGGTTCCATGGGTAAAGCTACACCGGGAAATATAGTAGAAATTGTCGATGAAAATGGGCAGCTGTGCCAAGCAGGTGAAGTTGGTAATATAGGTGTTCATCTTAGTACACCTGCTCTCTTTAAAGAATATTATAAAGATCCGGAACGTACACTTTCGCAAAGAAAAGGTGAATACTTTATTACAGGTGACCGAGCTTTAAAAGATGAAGAAGATTTCTTTTGGTTTGAGGGTAGAAGCGACGATATTATTATTAGCTCTGGATATACAATCGGGCCGTTCGAGGTGGAAGATGCTTTAATTAAGCATCCTGCCGTGAAGGAATGTGCAGTCGTAGGAAGTCCTGATGCGATTAGAGGAAATATTGTTAAAGCCTTTATCGTCCTAACAGACTCTTATAAACACCATTCAGAAAAAGAACTGATTGCAGATCTTCAGAGTTTTGTAAAAACCTTAACCGCTCCATATAAATATCCGAGGAGCATTGAATTTACCGAGGCGCTACCAAAAACGACTTCAGGAAAGATTCGTCATGTACAATTAAGAGAAATGGAACTAAGTAAAGACTAA
- a CDS encoding OsmC family protein: protein MAKTTLKSKATLINNVQVEVEARGHKVTIDEPERAGGTDLGMNPLELLLSSLGACQTIMAQSYADKMGIQYDRLVIELEGDLDTGGYKGKPGAKVGLEEIRYFVHMESNAPQEKIEEFIRYIEAHCPALDTLINPTKVVSKGVKVTQTK, encoded by the coding sequence ATGGCAAAAACGACACTGAAATCAAAAGCAACTTTAATTAATAATGTACAGGTCGAGGTCGAAGCAAGGGGACATAAGGTGACAATTGATGAACCGGAAAGAGCAGGAGGAACAGATCTTGGCATGAACCCATTAGAACTCCTTCTTTCATCACTCGGTGCTTGTCAAACCATTATGGCTCAAAGTTATGCGGATAAAATGGGAATTCAATACGATCGTTTAGTGATCGAGCTTGAAGGTGATTTAGATACGGGCGGTTACAAGGGAAAACCAGGTGCAAAAGTTGGTTTAGAGGAAATTCGTTATTTCGTCCATATGGAGTCTAATGCGCCTCAAGAAAAAATCGAGGAATTTATCCGTTATATAGAAGCACATTGCCCAGCACTTGATACCTTAATCAATCCAACAAAAGTTGTATCAAAAGGCGTTAAGGTCACACAAACAAAATAA
- a CDS encoding toxic anion resistance protein, translated as MVNELQIKQNTDLTEQSANEVRMQLRNEAQVLQIVENMDLRNQNELLSLGRAPAERLSQFSDRILNTMALSKIDESGELLIQLEKLMKRFDKNEIMKEPNFIAKLFKKAKATTEALFKKYQTLGGELDKIHREFAMIEDELKRTNQNLEGLYEEDIEYYFELEKYVVAAEMKLEEVNQTLIPECEQRVNSGNQMARMELENLRTVKELLERKIDDLEKARMVAVIAAPQIKTMQRGNNDLVAKINSAFVTTIPIFKMGIINTVSAKRQKVHSDSLNAFEDRTNQMLKDVTSDIMNQSIEIAQRSGSSSIKMDTIENMWDTIVKGIDEYKKVKEEQSMQRIEDKKRLETIREDAKRVLSQS; from the coding sequence ATGGTAAATGAATTACAGATTAAACAAAATACAGATTTGACAGAACAGTCTGCTAATGAAGTTAGAATGCAGCTGCGCAATGAAGCACAGGTCCTTCAGATTGTTGAAAATATGGACCTGCGCAATCAAAATGAATTATTATCACTTGGGAGAGCACCGGCAGAACGGCTTTCTCAGTTTTCAGACAGAATATTAAACACGATGGCACTTTCGAAAATTGATGAATCCGGTGAATTATTAATTCAATTAGAGAAATTAATGAAACGGTTTGATAAAAATGAAATCATGAAAGAACCTAATTTCATCGCAAAATTGTTTAAAAAAGCGAAGGCGACAACGGAAGCTCTCTTTAAAAAATATCAAACATTAGGTGGAGAGCTTGATAAAATTCATAGAGAATTTGCGATGATTGAGGATGAATTAAAGCGGACAAATCAAAATCTCGAAGGTTTATATGAAGAAGATATTGAATATTATTTCGAATTAGAAAAATATGTAGTAGCTGCTGAAATGAAATTAGAGGAAGTAAATCAGACGTTAATCCCTGAATGCGAACAACGAGTAAATTCAGGCAATCAAATGGCTCGGATGGAGCTGGAAAATCTTCGTACAGTCAAAGAATTATTAGAAAGAAAAATAGATGATTTAGAAAAAGCCCGTATGGTAGCTGTTATTGCCGCTCCACAGATTAAAACCATGCAACGTGGAAATAATGATTTAGTTGCAAAGATTAATAGTGCCTTTGTTACAACCATTCCGATTTTTAAAATGGGCATTATTAATACGGTCAGTGCAAAACGTCAAAAAGTACATTCAGATTCATTGAATGCATTTGAAGATCGCACGAATCAAATGTTAAAGGATGTCACTAGCGATATTATGAATCAAAGCATTGAGATTGCTCAGCGTTCCGGTAGCTCTAGTATTAAAATGGATACCATTGAAAATATGTGGGATACGATTGTTAAAGGAATAGATGAATATAAAAAGGTTAAAGAAGAACAGTCCATGCAACGGATTGAAGATAAAAAACGTTTGGAAACGATTAGAGAGGATGCGAAACGCGTCCTATCCCAATCCTAA
- a CDS encoding HAD family hydrolase: MTIILFTSDLDRTLIYSKNMMDKYPIDNQITPVEFKDDQVITYMSQTSIDLLQQFNQQHLFVPVTTRALYQYERIEVFQQKIKPKYAIVSNGGTILVDGKPDSEWDDFIKNHLSVTSLPHHDMLNTFAKIRHDSWVEREFYIDSLFYMYHVNKDTLPHQELLSFEDELNKIGWRTFLHGRKLYILPSNLNKVFAVEHLKKRLDYDIHTAAGDSLMDYDMIAIADKGYSLKHGELYDVKPNDPKINWLKGKGAASTEDLIKNLLSL, translated from the coding sequence ATTACTATTATTTTATTTACATCCGATTTAGACAGAACTTTAATTTATTCAAAAAATATGATGGACAAGTACCCCATCGATAATCAAATAACACCAGTCGAATTTAAAGATGATCAGGTTATTACCTATATGTCTCAAACTTCTATTGACCTTTTACAACAATTTAATCAACAACATCTATTTGTACCAGTAACGACAAGAGCACTATATCAATATGAGAGAATTGAAGTATTTCAACAGAAAATAAAACCTAAATATGCGATTGTGAGCAATGGCGGAACGATTTTAGTAGATGGAAAGCCTGACTCAGAGTGGGACGATTTTATTAAAAACCATCTCTCTGTTACTTCACTTCCACATCATGACATGCTAAATACGTTCGCAAAGATCCGTCATGATTCCTGGGTTGAGCGTGAGTTTTATATCGATTCCTTGTTCTATATGTACCATGTAAATAAAGATACCTTACCACATCAAGAACTGCTGTCCTTTGAAGATGAATTAAACAAAATCGGATGGAGAACATTTTTGCACGGAAGAAAACTCTATATACTGCCAAGTAATTTAAATAAAGTTTTTGCAGTGGAGCATTTAAAAAAGCGGCTGGACTATGATATTCACACTGCTGCCGGGGATTCCCTTATGGATTATGATATGATCGCGATTGCCGATAAAGGATATAGTCTAAAGCATGGAGAGCTTTACGATGTCAAACCGAACGATCCAAAAATAAACTGGTTAAAAGGTAAAGGAGCAGCTTCCACAGAGGATTTAATTAAAAATCTTCTGAGCCTGTAA
- a CDS encoding class I adenylate-forming enzyme family protein encodes MFIFEQLREHAQTKPSSVITSFKGKETTYSDFYQKAQNLAGFFQQKGYQKEDIIALYLFNSDTFLIAYYACQLGGFSVLPINTKLAAPEVEYIMRHSEAKALIYDARLNPILEKISSTVEQFKDILETGEKNTIESVLEDHSIPFRQEHIDKEDTAVIFYTSGTTGKPKGVCLSAENVRAIAEIWAQSLETTSEDRTLIVTPLFHCAASHCFSIPTIVNGGTVIIEEAFILGQTLKAMEMEKVTIFFGVPAIYSTLLNAPNMTETDLSHLRLFTYGAAPMPYELVKRLKTYYPNVKVQNLYGQTENSPGATTLKDHYALEKIGSVGEPLPYTKVRVVSEDGEDVPPFAVGEIIVKGPQVMKGYLKNEEATRMTLRDGWLYSGDLGRLDENGLLYIVDRKKDMLIRGGENVYPVEIEEVLYQLDEILEAAVVGIPHPVYGEVPKAFIVLKEGRHLSAEHIQTYCQQNLAKYKAPETIIFVEELPRNASGKVLKHTLRDNAVKA; translated from the coding sequence GTGTTTATTTTTGAGCAATTACGTGAACATGCACAAACAAAACCCAGCAGCGTGATTACTTCATTTAAGGGGAAAGAAACAACCTACTCAGATTTTTATCAAAAAGCACAAAACCTAGCAGGATTCTTTCAGCAAAAAGGATATCAAAAAGAAGATATCATAGCTCTTTACTTATTTAATTCGGATACCTTTTTAATTGCTTATTACGCTTGTCAATTAGGTGGATTTTCAGTATTGCCGATCAACACAAAACTTGCAGCTCCAGAAGTGGAGTATATTATGCGGCATTCAGAAGCTAAGGCCCTTATCTATGATGCTCGTTTAAATCCAATACTAGAGAAAATAAGTTCTACTGTGGAACAGTTTAAGGATATTCTTGAAACTGGTGAAAAAAACACTATAGAGTCAGTTTTAGAGGATCATTCTATCCCTTTCCGGCAAGAGCACATAGACAAAGAAGATACTGCAGTTATTTTCTATACATCTGGAACTACAGGTAAACCAAAGGGTGTATGTTTATCAGCAGAAAATGTACGAGCTATTGCTGAAATCTGGGCACAGTCACTAGAAACAACTTCTGAGGATCGTACACTAATCGTTACACCTTTATTTCACTGTGCAGCCAGTCATTGCTTTTCTATCCCAACAATCGTAAACGGCGGTACAGTCATCATTGAAGAAGCTTTTATACTCGGACAAACTTTGAAAGCCATGGAGATGGAAAAAGTCACGATATTTTTTGGAGTTCCCGCCATTTATAGTACGTTATTAAATGCACCTAATATGACAGAGACTGATTTATCACATCTACGGTTATTTACATACGGAGCGGCCCCTATGCCATATGAACTTGTAAAAAGATTAAAGACCTATTACCCAAATGTAAAGGTTCAGAATCTATATGGGCAAACAGAAAACTCTCCAGGGGCAACAACCCTAAAAGATCATTATGCACTAGAAAAAATCGGTTCAGTTGGAGAGCCTTTGCCCTATACAAAGGTTCGCGTCGTGAGTGAAGATGGAGAGGACGTTCCTCCTTTTGCTGTAGGAGAAATCATTGTTAAAGGTCCACAAGTAATGAAAGGGTATTTAAAAAATGAAGAAGCAACTCGCATGACACTCAGAGACGGATGGTTGTATAGCGGAGACTTGGGTCGGTTAGATGAGAACGGATTATTATATATTGTTGATCGAAAAAAAGATATGCTCATTCGTGGAGGGGAAAATGTCTATCCAGTTGAAATTGAAGAGGTTTTGTATCAATTGGATGAAATATTAGAAGCTGCTGTAGTGGGTATTCCTCATCCTGTTTATGGAGAAGTTCCTAAGGCATTTATTGTGCTAAAAGAGGGACGACATCTATCAGCGGAGCATATTCAAACCTACTGTCAACAAAATCTCGCGAAATATAAAGCTCCCGAGACAATTATCTTTGTAGAAGAATTACCACGAAATGCGAGCGGGAAAGTACTCAAACATACTTTGCGAGATAATGCTGTGAAGGCATAG
- a CDS encoding vWA domain-containing protein: MLLKKNIAKVVLEKKKLQGVVARVGFVLDISGSMRALYRDGVVQEAVERILAVASQFDDNGSLDVWVYDNEFSRLPAVTEKDFVNYVNDKIVNNQSIHKFGRNDEPQVMKDVIHKYMKEEPADEPVFLVFINDGGCKSGIKKIIANSSKMPIFWQFVGIGDSNFDVLRKLDTMEGRFVDNANFFHLNNLEDVSDEELYDQLLNEFPQWLEEAKQKGILR, encoded by the coding sequence ATCTTATTAAAAAAGAATATTGCTAAAGTTGTTTTAGAGAAGAAGAAATTACAAGGCGTTGTAGCCAGAGTAGGATTTGTTTTAGACATATCAGGTTCTATGCGAGCTTTATACCGTGACGGGGTTGTCCAGGAAGCAGTAGAGAGAATCCTGGCTGTAGCAAGCCAATTTGATGATAACGGTTCATTGGATGTATGGGTCTATGACAATGAATTTTCCAGGCTGCCTGCTGTTACAGAAAAGGATTTTGTCAATTATGTCAATGATAAGATAGTAAATAATCAGTCCATACATAAGTTTGGAAGAAATGACGAACCACAAGTTATGAAAGATGTTATACATAAATATATGAAAGAAGAACCAGCAGATGAGCCAGTCTTTTTAGTATTTATTAATGATGGCGGATGTAAATCAGGTATTAAAAAGATCATCGCAAATTCTTCAAAAATGCCGATTTTCTGGCAGTTTGTAGGTATAGGTGATTCTAATTTTGATGTGTTAAGAAAGTTGGATACAATGGAAGGCCGATTTGTGGATAATGCAAATTTCTTTCATCTGAATAATTTGGAAGATGTGTCCGATGAAGAATTGTACGATCAATTATTAAACGAATTTCCACAATGGTTAGAGGAAGCAAAGCAAAAGGGGATCTTGAGATAA
- a CDS encoding YceG family protein — MNYIKIEPLLNKSTAEWLELFLSSIRTRPSYHLDESTFRFQRISLRVLGIPLDEDEYYNSLYDMHQKPFIHVLSEELDKTIDNQVFQTIHDVLTLHRTENKGLSIKRLIAIFYGKNLIPKHTDSTINRHVQISIIKVVEHFKDKQKSGLLSPEFRRFIIDMIKWLKNHWEKWSKDLQIGSDFPKVVWYGDLSLSQQYFLLLLMEFGCDVLILHPAGTDFFSDLDRENEFSLPYVYTNKGKLEPFPTKERERQTTVAYRANKQLEIMLNDHESGIYKPWQFRNFKPSSTTLRMTYDDVFIYAKEKAMIRPQFKIDKDRVIIPVIFTKINGVSRDRADYWSKMKGLKDSSLSKNIREFPFTTKTKANYHFHFQHSLDKDGALSPEKMLAGNWWRYGPLPIELQRAIAWTIKEYCEHPKLLKLNHETEYDLQLFLFKQASLIPEDFLKQLQQFDYSQDVPRIVLYNMGTNSTFTREDAALLLFLNEFGVDIVLYNPAGQTDIENFVDPSHYDTHWLEDIVFEQEIPDFQQGEKSFIKKIIKRIF; from the coding sequence TTGAATTACATAAAAATAGAACCTTTATTAAACAAATCTACAGCAGAATGGTTAGAGTTATTTCTTTCTTCTATTCGTACAAGACCATCCTATCATTTAGATGAATCAACTTTTCGTTTTCAAAGAATCAGTCTCCGAGTATTAGGTATTCCACTCGACGAAGATGAATACTATAACTCCTTATACGACATGCACCAAAAACCTTTTATACATGTGTTAAGTGAAGAATTGGATAAAACGATTGATAATCAGGTGTTCCAAACTATACATGATGTTTTAACCTTACATCGTACAGAAAATAAAGGATTATCAATTAAACGATTAATAGCCATTTTTTATGGTAAAAACTTAATACCTAAGCATACGGATTCTACAATTAACAGGCATGTACAAATATCAATCATTAAAGTGGTTGAACATTTTAAAGATAAACAGAAGAGCGGGTTGCTCTCACCTGAATTCCGCAGATTTATCATCGATATGATTAAGTGGCTTAAAAATCATTGGGAAAAATGGTCTAAAGACCTCCAAATAGGTTCAGATTTTCCGAAAGTCGTTTGGTATGGAGATCTATCCTTAAGTCAGCAATATTTTTTATTACTGCTCATGGAATTTGGTTGTGATGTTTTAATTTTGCATCCTGCCGGCACAGACTTTTTTAGCGATCTTGATCGAGAAAATGAATTTTCACTACCCTATGTGTATACGAATAAAGGGAAGCTAGAACCATTCCCTACGAAAGAAAGAGAGCGGCAAACAACTGTAGCGTATCGAGCCAACAAACAGCTTGAAATCATGTTAAATGATCATGAGTCTGGTATTTATAAACCTTGGCAATTTAGAAATTTCAAGCCTTCATCTACAACATTAAGAATGACCTATGATGATGTATTTATATATGCAAAAGAAAAAGCAATGATTAGGCCTCAATTTAAAATTGATAAGGATCGAGTAATCATTCCTGTCATATTCACAAAAATCAATGGAGTTTCACGAGATCGAGCGGATTATTGGTCTAAAATGAAGGGTCTCAAGGATTCTTCACTCTCGAAAAACATTCGCGAATTTCCTTTCACGACAAAGACAAAAGCCAATTATCATTTTCATTTTCAACATTCCTTAGATAAAGATGGCGCACTGTCACCCGAAAAAATGCTCGCAGGAAATTGGTGGAGATATGGACCTTTGCCGATTGAGCTGCAAAGGGCCATCGCCTGGACGATTAAAGAGTACTGTGAACATCCTAAATTACTAAAGCTGAATCATGAAACAGAATATGATTTGCAATTATTTTTATTTAAACAAGCGAGCTTGATTCCTGAAGATTTTCTGAAACAATTACAACAATTTGATTATTCTCAGGATGTGCCAAGAATCGTTCTATACAATATGGGAACTAACAGTACATTTACCCGTGAGGATGCGGCACTGCTGCTGTTTTTAAATGAATTTGGTGTGGATATTGTGTTATACAATCCAGCAGGACAAACCGATATAGAGAATTTTGTAGACCCATCTCATTACGATACCCATTGGCTAGAAGATATTGTTTTTGAACAAGAAATTCCAGACTTTCAGCAAGGAGAAAAATCATTCATTAAAAAGATTATTAAAAGAATATTTTAA